The following proteins are co-located in the Spea bombifrons isolate aSpeBom1 chromosome 3, aSpeBom1.2.pri, whole genome shotgun sequence genome:
- the OTOS gene encoding otospiralin, with amino-acid sequence MKILFIGLYFAYLLLGTFMDARPIHEEDDPYAEAPAQPYWPFSASDFWQYVEHFRSMGAYDQINDLARTFYAHYPLGDTLGPNHEH; translated from the exons ATGAAGATACTTTTTATTGGATTATATTTTGCCTACCTCCTCCTTGGAACATTCATGG ATGCTCGGCCAATTCATGAGGAAGAtg ATCCATATGCTGAAGCCCCTGCTCAACCTTACTGGCCCTTTTCGGCCTCAGATTTCTGGCAATATGTGGAGCATTTCCGCAGCATGGGTGCATACGACCAGATTAATGACCTGGCCCGTACTTTCTATGCTCACTATCCCCTGGGAGATACTTTGGGCCCAAACCATGAGCATTAG